The sequence GTTTCGCCTCTTGTTAGTTTGATTAACGTAAATTCCATGACCTGTTTTGAATACATTGATATAACATATCGATACACTCGAGTGTGGCTGGTGCGTCGCACAATTTAgcttttaacttattaactctTGTACAGTTTAAACGAATACACTTGGatcgttctttttttatctttgtttaccTTTCGGCTAACTTGGTAAATAGCAAATCTGTCTGTGATacgaaacatattttttaaaccattgTCGCATCATAGTCTCTCAGTATTCCTGATCGACGGTGCAGCCTGTACTTGGATCTTGGTGCATAGCGTGAAGTAAGTTTCGATCTGGATAAGAAGGGGAAGAATTTGACTTGGAGGATTTGAGAATGCAGGTGGAACAGATCTGGACAGAAGCGGCAATCGATGAAGGTCCCAATTACAACCGCCGAAAACTCAAACATGGACAATAAATTGAAGTTTTCGGACCGCTTGAAGGCTTTGCTGAAAACCGAGGCACATCAAGATGTTGATCCATACATTTTCAGTGAGCCGGAACCGCCGTTCGTCACGGCGGCGGGAAGAAATCACACCACGGTACTCCCACCTGAAACAAATCCTGAAGTGATGCAGAGCAGTTGCAagaacaacagcagcagcagcagtagtAGGTCAAAGGGGAAATGCGTGAAGCAGCAGAGGATAAGGGTGCCACCCGTTGCGCTGCCCGTAGCAACGGCGGCGGTGGCAGGCTACGACGTTGTCAGGGGTGCGCTCAATGTCGCCGCGACGGCGAACGaggcgacgatgacgacgagcGTCGAAGACTGCGGCATTCGGGAGAACCTGGATCGCAAGTTTTCCAGTTCGGCTCAACAGCAGCGTAAGCGGCGGCACATTGAGAATCTGCGGCGACTGAGATCCTCCAGGAGGCGGCAGAGCCGAGACCACACGCTACTGTATTATCCGCGAGCCGGCGACGAGATATCCGACAGCGACTCGAGCGGCGACGAGATGACGATCTATCAGCGTCAGTGGTTTACCAACGGCGAGTCCATCACATCGTTGAACCGGGCGACCCGGCTGGCCCAGCTGCGCTCGCAGCTGCAGCGGCAATTACTCCAGCTGCGCATCGACGGGGCCGACGCGGAGCTCGTGCTGCAGCACCGGGTCCGATGTCTGCTGGAGGCCGCTACCAGGGATCCCGCGTCCACCGCGCGGGTACTGAGCGACTCTCCATCGCGCACCAGCAGCTCCAAGGTGCTCGACGGACCTCTGCTGGTTGGCGGACTGTGCGGCGTAGAGGGATGCCAGCAGACGTCCCTGCCCTGCACCCGGCACTGCTCTCGCCACATAATGCTGAATGGCGATCAGCTCCTGTTTGAGTACTGCACTGCCAAGTTTAGTGACAACACACAGTGTTGCGTTCCTGTGTTTGACGTCGCGCACGAGTTGCCTCTCTGCCCGGAGCACGCGAGGAAGAGGGACAATTATCACCGTAAAATCCAAGAATCCAAACCAAAGAAGGCACGCAATAAGAAGCCAGCCTCTCCAACGATCCCAGCGAAGCCTAAACCCAAGTCCAAGCCCAGTAAGAAGCGCAAACGGCCGCCCTCCAATAAGATAGAAACTACCATCAAGGACCAAGCTGCGCTAATACACGA is a genomic window of Monomorium pharaonis isolate MP-MQ-018 chromosome 7, ASM1337386v2, whole genome shotgun sequence containing:
- the LOC105831344 gene encoding INO80 complex subunit D, coding for MKVPITTAENSNMDNKLKFSDRLKALLKTEAHQDVDPYIFSEPEPPFVTAAGRNHTTVLPPETNPEVMQSSCKNNSSSSSSRSKGKCVKQQRIRVPPVALPVATAAVAGYDVVRGALNVAATANEATMTTSVEDCGIRENLDRKFSSSAQQQRKRRHIENLRRLRSSRRRQSRDHTLLYYPRAGDEISDSDSSGDEMTIYQRQWFTNGESITSLNRATRLAQLRSQLQRQLLQLRIDGADAELVLQHRVRCLLEAATRDPASTARVLSDSPSRTSSSKVLDGPLLVGGLCGVEGCQQTSLPCTRHCSRHIMLNGDQLLFEYCTAKFSDNTQCCVPVFDVAHELPLCPEHARKRDNYHRKIQESKPKKARNKKPASPTIPAKPKPKSKPSKKRKRPPSNKIETTIKDQAALIHEEESHYMNQINCSENHTKMLNNLSVPQGSSNSSNLNLGLGLGSLGLTGGLKVELGDNEVFASLDSAEHDFGNVLNNLPPDAFNDLFIEGRNGDYEPSREEEEELQRALEEVDKDVRNLERMGQTHGLLEPALLAQLMSDIAS